The following proteins come from a genomic window of Bacteroidota bacterium:
- a CDS encoding carboxypeptidase-like regulatory domain-containing protein: MTKTLLRASFLSIIFVFSAIASFAQVTTSGIDGLVKDPTGETLPGANVVAVHTPSGTQYGATTNIDGRFTIPSVRVGGPYTITVSFIGYNNFEVKDVNLQLG; the protein is encoded by the coding sequence ATGACAAAAACATTACTTAGAGCTTCATTCTTAAGTATTATCTTTGTGTTTTCGGCTATTGCTTCGTTTGCGCAGGTAACAACTTCAGGTATTGACGGTTTGGTAAAAGACCCAACTGGAGAAACACTTCCAGGGGCAAATGTAGTTGCAGTTCACACTCCTTCAGGGACTCAGTACGGTGCTACTACAAACATCGACGGACGATTTACAATTCCCAGTGTTAGGGTTGGCGGACCGTATACTATTACTGTATCATTTATCGGATACAATAATTTTGAAGTTAAAGATGTAAATCTTCAACTTGGTGA